In the Ignavibacteriales bacterium genome, CTGAATTGAAAGAGGAAGCTAAGAGCTATTCAGATCAAACAAGTAAAGGCAATCAGATAAATAAAGAAAGTTACCGGAAGAGAAAAGATGGTTCTAATGTTTTTGTCCAAATTATTGGGGTGCCTGTAGCAGTAAATGACAAGACAGTTGGTATATATGGCATGTACGTGGATCTGACTCAACGAAAAGAAGCCGAAGAAAAAATGAAATTAGCTAAAGAGTTAGCAGAGCAATCTGACAAATTAAAATCAGAATTTCTTGCACAAATGTCGCACGAAATTAGAACTCCTATAAATATAATGGCTGGGAATGTAGATTATCTTAAAGATTTATTTAGTGAAAAAACGAATACAGAAGCTAGCGAATGTTTTGATGGAATTGATCTGGCTTCGAAAAGAATTATTAGAACTGTAGATTTGATACTTAATGTGGCTGAACTACAAACCAGCGGTTATAAACCACACTTTATAAAAGTTGATAATTCCCAGATACTGAATAAATTGTATAAGGAACATCAACTCTCAGCCAAACAGAAAGGATTAGAACTGATTTACAAATGCGAGTTAAAGGAAGCCAAAACTTTAGCAGATGAATACAGTGTAACTCAAATCTTTGCCAACTTGATTGATAATGCCCTCAAGTACACAAAAAAGGGTAAAGTAGAAATACTTTTAGGAAAGAATAAAACTGGTAATATTATGGTTGAGGTAAAAGATACGGGCATCGGAATGAGTAAAGAATTTCTTTCGAAAATATTTGATCCGTTTGTTCAAGAAGAGCAAGGTTATAGCAGAAGTTATGAAGGTAACGGACTTGGCTTAACGCTCACTAAAAAATATTGTGATATCAATAATGCAATCATAGAAGTAGAGAGTGAAAAAAATGTAGGTTCAACTTTTAGAGTAATATTTAAGAGTTAGATCATGATCTTGTTCATGATCATGATCAAGAGCAATGACAATTGAGGAGACTCAAATGAAGAAAATGTTAATAATAGAAGATGATATTCTATCTCAAGATGTTATGAGAAGGATTTTTAAGAGTGATTTTGAAATGGATATGTGCGAATCCGCAGAAGAATATTATGAAAAATACTCGAATAAGAATTACGATATTATAATAATGGATATATCCTTAAAAGGAAAAAAGCATGGATTTGACCTGACTAAAGAGATTAAAGCATCACCCTCGTTTACTGGTACACCTATTCTATGTTTAACCGCACATGCCGAGATGAAGGCAAGAAAGATAGCAATGGAATCCGGTACTGATCTTTTTATTACTAAACCGGTTGCTACAAAAGTTCTCAGAGAAGCTGTAGCTTCCTTAATCAAGTAAAACTCATGAACAGTTTGTCATGAGTAAAAGTTTGATTAGTCTCCGTAAAGTTCTTACGAAATTTTTCATTTATTAAGTAAATTTATAAATCTCATTCGAGCTTCTGCTTTTTGGAAATCACCTCATTCTTTCATAATTTTCCGCACAAAATTTTGAACAGAAGGATTTAAAATGGCTCATAATGAAGGGGTAATAGCACAGGTCATCGGTCCCGTAGTGGATATTGATTTTCAAGACGGATACCTACCGGCAATTTTCAATGCTATAAAAATTCCAAGAAGAAATTTGGAAGGAATAGATGAAGAATTAACTGTTGAAGCACAGCAGCATCTTGGCGAAAACAGAGTCCGAACAGTAGCAATGGACACTACAGATGGTCTGGTTCGCGGTATGAAAGCAATTGATACAGGCGGTCCAATATCTGTTCCTGTTGGTGCAGAAACTTTAGGAAGATTAATTAATGTTATTGGTGATGGAATTGACGGACTGGGAGAAATTAAATCTAAAAAGAGATATGCAATTCACCGCCACTCACCAAAGTTCGAAAATCTTTCTACACGGCAGGAAATGTTTGAGACAGGAATTAAAGTTATTGATCTACTCGAACCATATTCAAAAGGCGGAAAGACAGGATTATTCGGCGGAGCCGGTGTTGGTAAAACTGTTATCATACAAGAATTAATTCACAACATTGCAAAACAGCACGGCGGTTATTCTGTATTTGCCGGCGTTGGTGAAAGAACAAGAGAAGGAAATGATCTCTGGCTTGAAATGAAAGAGAGCGGTGTTCTAAACAAAACGGCACTTGTGTTCGGACAAATGAACGAACCACCGGGAGCGCGTTTGAGAATTGGTCTAGCAGGTTTAGCTATTGCAGAATATTTCCGTGATGAAGAAGAACGCGATGTACTTTTATTTATTGATAACATTTTCCGTTTTACTCAAGCCGGATCAGAAGTATCAGCATTACTTGGACGAATGCCGTCTGCAGTAGGTTATCAACCAAATCTTGCATCTGAAATGGGCGAACTTCAAGAAAGAATTACATCAACAGATAAAGGATCAATCACATCTGTCCAAGCTATTTACGTTCCGGCAGATGATTTAACAGATCCCGCTCCGGCAACTGCATTCTCTCACTTAGATGCTACAACAGTATTATCACGTCAAATTTCTGAACTCGGTATTTATCCTGCAGTTGATCCTCTCGATTCTACATCAAGAATTCTTCAGCCTGATATTGTAGGACAGGAACATTACAACGTTGCAAAACAAGTTAAAGAAGTTCTTCAAGCGTACAAAGATCTTCAAGACATTATTAATATTCTCGGTATGGATGAGCTTTCAGAAGAAGATAAAGTTACAGTACGACGTGCAAGAAGAATTCAAAGATTCTTAAGTCAACCTTTCTTTGTTGCAGAACAGTTCACAGGATTTGCCGGTAAGTATGTTAAGATCGAAGATACAATAAGAAGTTTCAAAGAAATTCTTGAAGGCAAACATGATAATTTACCCGAGCAGGCTTTTATGTATGTCGGAACTATAGAAGAAGCTGTTGAAAAAGCAAAGAGTATGCAATAAAGATGAAAGAAATTTTTGTTGAAATAATTACTCCTTCAAAGAGCGTTTACAAAGGTTTGATAAAATCAATAACTATTCCCGGGACACTCGGAAATTTTCAAGTGTTATTCAATCATGCACCGATGTTAAGTACATTTGAAATCGGGAAAATAAAATTGAATGACACTAATGATAAAGAGATTGAGTATGCTACAAGTGGTGGGACAGTAGAAGTAAATGATAATAAAATTTTAATTCTTGCAGACAGCGCTGAAACTTCAGATGAGATTGATATTGAACGTGCGAAAAAATCATTAGAGCGCGCAAAGGAAAGATTGGCAAGCAGAAACAAAGGTGATATTGATATACTGAGGGCTGAACTTTCACTTCAAAGAGCAATTAATAGAATGAAGTTTGTGAATGCAAGTTTTAGCAACTAGCTATTGGCAGTTAGCTTTTAGCATTTAGTTTTAAAAGAAAAAACCCCAACTACGGTTGGGGTTTTTATTTTTGTCGGATTCATTAATTTTATTTAGCAGAAGCAAATCTCTTAGCTACTTCATCCCAGTTCACAACATTCCACCAGGAAGCAATATAATCCGGTCTTCGGTTTTGGTAATGCAAGTAATAAGCATGTTCCCAAACATCAAGAGTTAATAATGGTGTCCCTTTCACTTCAGTTACATCCATTAAAGGATTATCTTGATTTGGTGTTGATGTTACAACAAGTTTTCCACCGGAAAGAACCAACCATGCCCAGCCGGAACCAAAACGTGTTGCGCCTGCAGTTGAAAATAATTCTTTAAATTTATCAAACAAACCAAATGTACTGTTGATTGCATCAGCAAGTGCACCGGATGGTTGACCGCCTTTAGCCGGACCCATTACCTGCCAGAACATGTTGTGATTAAAAACTCCACCGCCGTTATTTCTAATTGCTGGAGGTGCTTTAGAAATGTTCTTGAAAATTTCTTCCAAAGATTTACCTGCTAATTCAGTATTGCTTTCAAGAGCTTTGTTTAAGTTATTAACATAAGCTGCATGATGTTTATCGTGATGTATTTCCATTGTGCGCGCATCAATGTGCGGTTCCAATGCATCGAATGCATATGGAAGCGGCGCCAATTCAAATTTACTCATTGTTATACTCCTAACTATTTTATGATTTAATTTATTTGTTATTGCATCAACTTTTTTTATTCCGCTTGCAACGGTTAGCAATCCAAGCGATGTTAAAAATTTTTTTCTATCCATATTAAACTCCAAACGATTCGCCGCAACCGCAAGTCTTGGTTGCATTAGGATTATTAAATACAAAACCTTTACCATTCAGACCATCGCTGAAATCCAGAATTGTTCCGCTTAGATAAAAGAAACTTTTTCCATCAACAACAAGTTTAATTCCTTCTTTTTCGATGATGGTATCGCCGTCTTTTACATCACCGTCAAACCCAAGCTGATAGGTCATACCGGAACATCCACCGCCTTTTACACCGATGCGGAGTGCGTAATCTGAAGGGATACTATTTTCTTCTTTTATTTGTTTTACTTGCTTAATTGCTTTTTCTGTAATGTCAATTTCAGTTTGGACATTAACTTGATCGTTCACTATGAAACTCCTTTCAATTAGGATTTACTTTTTTGTTCGTCTATTTGTATAACATTATTCCCCAAAGAAAAATTCACTTTCCAGGCATTGTTAGACATTTTTTTTAATTCACCGGTATCTTCAAGCTTTTGAATAAAATCATAAGCTACTTTTTCTGCTTGTGAGTATTTAATCCGAATGTCTTTCTTATCGAAATAACTTTTGATGGCATATTGAATATCGCGAAAGAAAATGTTGGAGT is a window encoding:
- the atpD gene encoding F0F1 ATP synthase subunit beta; this translates as MAHNEGVIAQVIGPVVDIDFQDGYLPAIFNAIKIPRRNLEGIDEELTVEAQQHLGENRVRTVAMDTTDGLVRGMKAIDTGGPISVPVGAETLGRLINVIGDGIDGLGEIKSKKRYAIHRHSPKFENLSTRQEMFETGIKVIDLLEPYSKGGKTGLFGGAGVGKTVIIQELIHNIAKQHGGYSVFAGVGERTREGNDLWLEMKESGVLNKTALVFGQMNEPPGARLRIGLAGLAIAEYFRDEEERDVLLFIDNIFRFTQAGSEVSALLGRMPSAVGYQPNLASEMGELQERITSTDKGSITSVQAIYVPADDLTDPAPATAFSHLDATTVLSRQISELGIYPAVDPLDSTSRILQPDIVGQEHYNVAKQVKEVLQAYKDLQDIINILGMDELSEEDKVTVRRARRIQRFLSQPFFVAEQFTGFAGKYVKIEDTIRSFKEILEGKHDNLPEQAFMYVGTIEEAVEKAKSMQ
- a CDS encoding F0F1 ATP synthase subunit epsilon, which translates into the protein MKEIFVEIITPSKSVYKGLIKSITIPGTLGNFQVLFNHAPMLSTFEIGKIKLNDTNDKEIEYATSGGTVEVNDNKILILADSAETSDEIDIERAKKSLERAKERLASRNKGDIDILRAELSLQRAINRMKFVNASFSN
- the erpA gene encoding iron-sulfur cluster insertion protein ErpA is translated as MNDQVNVQTEIDITEKAIKQVKQIKEENSIPSDYALRIGVKGGGCSGMTYQLGFDGDVKDGDTIIEKEGIKLVVDGKSFFYLSGTILDFSDGLNGKGFVFNNPNATKTCGCGESFGV
- a CDS encoding response regulator, with translation MKKMLIIEDDILSQDVMRRIFKSDFEMDMCESAEEYYEKYSNKNYDIIIMDISLKGKKHGFDLTKEIKASPSFTGTPILCLTAHAEMKARKIAMESGTDLFITKPVATKVLREAVASLIK
- a CDS encoding superoxide dismutase, which encodes MSKFELAPLPYAFDALEPHIDARTMEIHHDKHHAAYVNNLNKALESNTELAGKSLEEIFKNISKAPPAIRNNGGGVFNHNMFWQVMGPAKGGQPSGALADAINSTFGLFDKFKELFSTAGATRFGSGWAWLVLSGGKLVVTSTPNQDNPLMDVTEVKGTPLLTLDVWEHAYYLHYQNRRPDYIASWWNVVNWDEVAKRFASAK